From the genome of Flavobacterium sediminis:
TATGAAGCTGCCAAGGAATATTATAGTGAAGCGTTGGCTATCGATATCAATGCTGTAATGGTATATCCGTATTATGCCGAAACCTTGTTTTGGAACGATGATTTAGACGAAGCCTTGAAATTAATCGACTTTTCTTTGACGGTTAAAGGTATTGATAAAGTAATAATGTTGTTGAAGAAAGTTAAGGTTTTGGAAAAACAACAACAATGGAAAATAGCTTTACAATTGGTAAAAGAAGCTAAATTGTTAGATTTCTCAAACTATTCTTCAGAAATTGAAGAAACCGAAAAACGGATCAAATCTAAGAGA
Proteins encoded in this window:
- a CDS encoding tetratricopeptide repeat protein, whose amino-acid sequence is MQSIDKYVVQALDNYPYYLEESLESLGYALAYDDKNVVALCLYGRFYAEQLQDYEAAKEYYSEALAIDINAVMVYPYYAETLFWNDDLDEALKLIDFSLTVKGIDKVIMLLKKVKVLEKQQQWKIALQLVKEAKLLDFSNYSSEIEETEKRIKSKRDLLKGKKKKKSKKVKSKKKKSNR